Proteins co-encoded in one Malus sylvestris chromosome 9, drMalSylv7.2, whole genome shotgun sequence genomic window:
- the LOC126634215 gene encoding exocyst complex component EXO70B1 — translation MEKNLPEKDDQPKPDVPPPDSSSAAAMPKPNDDNKSATTTNPDGDDRKSADIKPVDDQKSSNPTAEVHDEHNSTAKLDDPNVSDVNPSETKVYQGNEGDDPDYELKSFSSMRVNSKRVKDFNAENVEDQSDPLPVLDEDPVLEPEPEPEEDPTLDKVSEDLDRCISCLPESQKNENDVVDGVSFPDELPKLVGKFLNLVEDEVVSKRDSGDAKVKWCQEPENDALFLDSLDRIRRLSKYLSFLGLKFEESHGALINRLGSIQHRALLYLEEEFRILLEESRTCTITDSVCGSDHKDNKDHKDSKDHSTKGGNNNNDSNKQQDQQDQESSGGALPDQAESGGGGDELQADQFLGYAQEVVNNLNKIAKEMISGGYETECCEVYMISRRYLFGETLHELGLEKHSLDDIQKMHWESLERDIISWVKALKECATVYFSGERRLVEAVFADYPSISSSLFSNLAGGVMIQLLNFAEGIAISKRSAEKLFKTLDMYEALREVVPKMDTLFPVNCVNELKHETSTARTRLGEAAICTFCDLENSIKAETGRNPVPGGAVHPLTRYTINYLRYACEYKDTLELVFREHSKIERADSTSGPHRGEYEAGEGSGNTSENQSPFHLQLMRVMDLLDSNLETKAKLYKDVALSSIFMMNNGRYILQKIKGSAEINLLMGDTWYRRRSSDLRQYHKNYQRETWNRLLQCLNPEGLSVNGKVAKPVLKERFKSFNALFDEIHKTQSTWVVSDEQLQSELRVSISAVMIPAYRAFLGRFSQVFDAGRQTEKYIKFQPEDIETYIDELFDGNPNSSVFRKKP, via the coding sequence ATGGAAAAGAACCTTCCGGAGAAAGACGACCAGCCCAAACCCGACGTACCGCCACCGGACTCCTCCTCCGCCGCTGCAATGCCAAAGCCTAATGACGATAACAAGTCCGCTACTACTACAAATCCCGATGGAGACGATCGTAAGTCCGCTGACATAAAGCCAGTTGATGATCAGAAGTCGTCTAATCCAACGGCTGAGGTTCACGATGAGCATAATTCGACTGCAAAGCTTGACGATCCGAATGTTAGTGATGTGAATCCATCTGAGACCAAAGTTTATCAGGGGAACGAAGGTGATGACCCGGATTACGAGTTGAAAAGTTTCAGCAGTATGAGGGTCAATAGTAAGAGGGTGAAGGATTTTAACGCTGAGAATGTTGAAGATCAGAGCGATCCACTTCCGGTACTGGATGAAGACCCGGTTCTGGAACCCGAACCAGAACCGGAAGAGGATCCGACCCTCGACAAGGTCTCGGAGGATCTCGACCGCTGCATCTCGTGTCTGCCTGAAtcccaaaaaaatgaaaacgacGTCGTGGACGGTGTCAGCTTTCCAGATGAGCTTCCGAAGCTGGTGGGAAAGTTCTTGAATCTGGTTGAGGATGAGGTGGTGTCGAAACGCGACTCCGGCGACGCTAAGGTGAAGTGGTGTCAGGAGCCTGAGAACGACGCATTGTTTCTGGATTCTCTGGATCGGATACGGAGGCTGAGCAAGTATCTCTCTTTCCTCGGATTGAAATTCGAAGAGAGTCACGGGGCGTTGATCAACCGCCTCGGAAGCATTCAGCACAGAGCGTTGCTGTATCTGGAAGAGGAATTCAGAATTCTTCTAGAAGAATCTAGAACCTGCACCATCACTGACTCTGTATGCGGCAGCGATCATAAAGACAATAAAGATCACAAAGATAGCAAAGACCATAGTACGAAGGGCGGGAATAATAACAACGACAGCAATAAGCAGCAGGATCAACAAGATCAAGAGAGCAGCGGCGGCGCATTGCCAGATCAGGCTGAGTCGGGTGGCGGCGGAGATGAACTACAAGCCGATCAGTTTCTTGGATATGCTCAAGAGGTGGTGAACAATCTGAACAAGATAGCCAAAGAGATGATATCAGGCGGATACGAAACAGAGTGTTGTGAGGTTTACATGATCTCGAGAAGGTACCTGTTCGGTGAGACTCTGCACGAATTGGGATTAGAGAAGCACAGCCTCGACGACATTCAGAAAATGCATTGGGAATCGCTCGAGAGAGATATCATCTCGTGGGTGAAGGCCTTAAAGGAATGCGCCACTGTCTACTTCTCCGGCGAGCGAAGGCTCGTCGAGGCGGTGTTCGCCGACTACCCGTCGATATCGTCGAGCCTGTTCAGCAATTTGGCTGGAGGAGTGATGATACAGCTTCTCAATTTTGCTGAAGGAATCGCGATATCGAAGCGGTCGGCGGAAAAGCTGTTCAAGACGCTGGACATGTACGAGGCGTTGCGGGAGGTGGTCCCCAAAATGGACACCTTGTTTCCGGTGAACTGCGTGAACGAGCTGAAGCACGAGACCTCCACCGCCCGGACCCGCCTTGGCGAGGCGGCGATTTGTACTTTCTGTGACCTGGAGAATTCGATTAAGGCCGAGACAGGTCGAAACCCGGTTCCGGGAGGGGCAGTCCATCCGCTGACCCGTTACACGATAAACTACCTTAGGTACGCGTGCGAGTACAAGGACACGCTGGAATTGGTTTTTAGAGAGCACTCGAAGATCGAGCGCGCAGATTCGACGAGTGGGCCTCATCGCGGCGAGTACGAGGCAGGGGAGGGATCCGGGAACACCAGTGAGAACCAATCGCCGTTTCACTTGCAGCTGATGCGCGTGATGGACTTGCTGGACTCGAATCTGGAGACGAAGGCGAAGCTGTACAAAGACGTGGCGCTGAGCTCCATCTTCATGATGAACAACGGGCGGTACATCCTGCAGAAGATCAAAGGGTCGGCGGAGATCAACTTGCTTATGGGCGACACGTGGTATCGTCGGCGGTCGTCAGATCTAAGGCAGTACCACAAAAATTACCAGAGGGAGACATGGAACCGGCTGCTGCAGTGCTTGAACCCCGAGGGGCTGAGCGTGAACGGGAAGGTGGCAAAGCCGGTGTTGAAGGAGAGGTTCAAGAGCTTCAACGCGTTGTTCGATGAGATCCACAAGACGCAGAGCACGTGGGTGGTGAGCGACGAGCAGCTGCAGTCGGAGCTGAGGGTTTCGATATCGGCGGTGATGATTCCGGCATACCGGGCGTTCTTGGGGCGGTTCTCGCAGGTGTTTGACGCGGGTAGGCAAACAGAGAAGTACATAAAATTCCAGCCGGAGGATATAGAGACGTACATTGATGAGCTATTTGATGGAAACCCCAACTCCTCCGTATTCAGGAAGAAACCATAA
- the LOC126634411 gene encoding GRAS family protein RAM1-like: MMINTHCGSMGSIKSENSCSSDLKPPSPTESTTMSMSISESKKITIPPSSELDQQSTLTPPSLNFPTLKFELDDVEVQSPDHSIWESLFSEQFETDFMILSPVPNNMPNSPQNGGSATHQNYNYNYAQSMQGQSLSGCSSPRFSPHLGAFSSTHNPKGKGLSPLRRVFNSPVNQYMEPADQNTQSLPVPVSIEDFLDDYERDGFIAAFPTTASSKISGSSSQSYNHHDHLPASSTVPSATLDCMPMYNSSRFSRSASEASLVTAGNSQLTQERSSGSGYQQMSGAPLSQQLQQERMQEKQQQPQKQHHHQPQQQQNLHYNMMAPAIPMAHEQEQDSGLQLLHLLLVCAEAVAKEDYMLARRYLHHLNRVVTPLGDSMQRVASCFTDALSARLAATLTTNPRASAPQPFSPFPPNSLEILKIYQIVYQACPYIKFAHFTANQAIFEAFESEERVHVIDLDILQGYQWPAFMQALAARPSGAPFLRITGVGPCIEAVKETGRCLTELALSLHVPFEFHAVGEQLEDLKPHMFNRRIGEALAVNTVNRLHRVPVNYLGNLLAMIRDQAPNIVTLVEQEASHNGPYFLGRFLEALHYYSAIFDSLDATFPPDSAQRAKVEQYIFAPEIRNIVACEGAERTERHERLEKWRKVMESKGFKSVALSANAVTQSKILLGLYSCDGYRMTEDNGCLLLGWQDRSIMAASAWRC, encoded by the exons ATGATGATCAATACTCATTGTGGAAGCATGGGGTCTATCAAGAGTGAGAACTCATGCAGCTCCGACCTCAAACCCCCGTCTCCGACTGAATCCACGACGATGTCTATGTCCATATCAGAATCTAAGAAAATCACAATTCCTCCATCCTCAGAGTTGGATCAGCAGAGCACCCTAACTCCGCCGAGCCTCAACTTTCCAACGCTCAAGTTCGAGCTAGACGATGTTGAAGTCCAATCTCCCGACCATTCCATCTGGGAGTCTTTGTTCTCCGAGCAATTCGAAACCGATTTTATGATCTTGTCGCCCGTCCCAAACAACATGCCGAACTCTCCCCAAAACGGTGGTTCTGCAACTCATCagaattacaattacaattacgcTCAGTCCATGCAAGGGCAGAGCCTCTCGGGCTGCTCTTCCCCTAGGTTTTCGCCGCACCTCGGAGCATTCAGCAGCACCCATAACCCTAAAGGCAAAGGACTCAGCCCGCTCCGTAGGGTTTTCAACTCTCCTGTTAACCAGTACATGGAGCCGGCTGATCAGAACACGCAGTCACTCCCTGTTCCTGTTTCCATCGAAGACTTCTTGGACGATTATGAACGTGACGGATTCATAGCCGCATTCCCAACAACAGCATCGTCCAAGATATCAGGAAGCTCGTCACAGTCTTACAATCATCACGATCACTTGCCAGCATCATCGACAGTTCCATCCGCCACGTTGGACTGCATGCCGATGTATAACTCTTCGAGGTTTAGTAGATCGGCGAGTGAAGCGTCGTTGGTTACGGCTGGTAATTCTCAGCTGACACAAGAGAGAAGCAGCGGTAGCGGTTATCAGCAGATGAGCGGCGCGCCACTTTCACAACAATTGCAACAAGAACGCATGCAAGAGAAGCAGCAACAGCCGCAAAAACAACACCACCAccaaccccaacaacaacagAACCTTCATTATAATATGATGGCGCCTGCTATCCCTATGGCACATGAGCAG GAACAAGATAGCGGGCTCCAATTGCTTCACCTCCTTCTTGTTTGCGCCGAGGCGGTTGCAAAAGAAGACTACATGTTAGCAAGAAGGTACCTCCACCACCTGAACCGAGTGGTGACGCCACTAGGCGATTCCATGCAGCGTGTTGCTTCATGCTTCACAGATGCCCTAAGCGCACGCCTGGCCGCCACTCTAACCACAAACCCTAGGGCTTCCGCCCCACAACCCTTCTCTCCGTTCCCTCCAAACTCGCTTGAAATCCTCAAAATCTACCAAATCGTCTACCAAGCCTGCCCCTACATCAAATTCGCACACTTCACCGCCAACCAAGCCATCTTCGAGGCGTTCGAGTCTGAAGAACGTGTACACGTCATCGACCTAGATATTCTTCAAGGGTATCAGTGGCCGGCTTTCATGCAGGCCTTAGCTGCCCGCCCCAGCGGGGCTCCCTTTCTCCGCATAACAGGGGTGGGCCCCTGCATAGAGGCAGTGAAAGAGACTGGCCGGTGTTTGACAGAACTAGCCCTATCTCTTCACGTCCCGTTTGAGTTCCATGCAGTTGGGGAGCAACTTGAAGATCTCAAGCCACACATGTTCAACCGGAGGATTGGCGAAGCGCTGGCTGTAAACACGGTGAACCGACTCCACCGAGTTCCGGTCAATTACCTCGGGAACTTGCTAGCCATGATCCGTGACCAAGCACCCAACATTGTGACATTGGTGGAACAAGAAGCGAGTCATAACGGGCCCTACTTTTTGGGCAGGTTTCTCGAGGCTTTACATTACTACTCGGCGATTTTCGACTCGTTAGATGCGACCTTTCCGCCGGACTCGGCGCAGAGGGCGAAGGTGGAGCAGTACATATTTGCGCCTGAGATCCGGAACATCGTGGCGTGTGAAGGGGCGGAGCGGACGGAGAGGCACGAGAGGttggagaagtggaggaaggtGATGGAGAGTAAAGGGTTTAAGAGCGTGGCGCTGAGTGCGAACGCGGTGACTCAGTCGAAGATATTGCTAGGGTTGTATTCTTGCGACGGGTATAGGATGACGGAGGACAACGGTTGTTTGCTCTTGGGGTGGCAAGACAGGTCTATTATGGCTGCTTCTGCATGGAGATGCTGA
- the LOC126583930 gene encoding uncharacterized protein LOC126583930 yields the protein MRYGVWGRRRVSVGSILIVCALCAGMGLLMLNLRQVDPPTSPDFYMQIENLGSDSDSENGGGVERETEPQGKSKRKSSSCATVEEMGKEFGGGGFWEESLRVRKFIQHHFDLNGASRVRNLPPAQFCRHGFVMGKASEAGFGNEMYKILSGAALSIMLNRSLIIGQTRGKFPFGDYISYSKFSFTMREIKHLWRLNKCVKKYGRQLVMRTDDFEKPAQTNVLCSNWMKWKQPIIWFQGTNDAVAAQFFLKNIHPKMRNAASALFGKPEVLHSRPNVFGELMRVLITPSEDVQEAVNWVLGGAEPDISLHMRMLMNKSVRAAQAAVNCIKKAVHNLGKSPKPRVVLVSDNPSLVKSITPNINKFAEVIHFDYELFKGNISNGRKGLHSLEFRVKDWGPAPRWVAFVDFFLASRAKHAVVSGAHRRVGTTYAQLIAALAAANSLGDEPTGSSFAFLSSFQGDLLRGGLRFQIGWGHVWNRFAGPLGCHGQPNQCAFTPLLPPAWWDGLWQSPLPRDIKRLAEYGIELSGFGTINENHLQSFCRSKKVVVKTIPFLL from the exons ATGAGATATGGCGTTTGGGGTAGGAGGAGGGTGTCCGTCGGATCAATTCTGATAGTCTGTGCGTTGTGTGCTGGAATGGGGCTGTTGATGCTCAACTTACGACAAGTCGATCCTCCGACGAGCCCCGATTTCTATATGcaaattgaaaatttgggtTCGGATTCAGATTCTGAAAACGGCGGCGGAGTTGAGCGGGAGACGGAGCCGCAGGGCAAGAGTAAGAGAAAATCGAGCTCGTGCGCGACGGTGGAGGAGATGGGAAAGGAGTTCGGGGGAGGAGGGTTTTGGGAGGAGAGTCTCAGAGTCAGGAAGTTTATTCAGCATCACTTTGACTTGAATG GTGCTTCCAGGGTAAGAAATCTTCCACCGGCACAGTTTTGTCGGCACGGATTTGTGATGGGTAAAGCATCAGAGGCGGGTTTCGGGAACGAAATGTACAAAATCTTAAGCGGTGCCGCGTTGAGTATAATGTTGAACCGGTCCCTCATCATTGGGCAGACCAG GGGAAAATTCCCTTTCGGGGATTACATTTCTTATTCCAAATTTTCCTTTACGATGAGAGAAATTAAGCATCTGTGGAGACTTAATAAATGTGTGAAGAAGTATGGGAGGCAACTGGTTATGAGGACTGATGACTTTGAGAAGCCAGCACAAACAAACGTTCTGTGTAGCAACTGGATGAAATGGAAGCAGCCGATTATATG GTTCCAAGGTACGAATGATGCTGTGGCAGCCCAGTTTTTCTTGAAGAACATCCACCCTAAGATGAGGAATGCTGCTTCTGCCTTATTTGGGAAGCCAGAGGTTCTCCATTCTCGGCCTAATGTATTTGGGGAGCTGATGAGAGTGCTTATAACCCCTTCTGAGGATGTCCAGGAAGCAGTCAATTGGGTTCTTGGTGGAGCTGAACCTGATATTTCACTGCACATGCGAATGCTCATGAATAA GTCTGTGAGAGCTGCACAGGCAGCAGTGAACTGCATCAAAAAAGCCGTGCACAATCTTGGCAAATCCCCAAAGCCTAGGGTGGTGTTAGTGTCTGACAATCCCTCTCTTGTGAAAAGTATTACaccaaatataaataaatttgcAGAG GTTATTCACTTTGATTATGAACTTTTCAAAGGAAATATATCCAATGGCCGTAAAGGATTGCACAGTTTAGAGTTTAGAGTGAAAGATTGGGGTCCAGCGCCGAGATGGGTTGCCTTTGTGGACTTCTTTCTTGCATCACGGGCAAAACATGCTGTTGTGTCTGGGGCTCACAGGCGTGTTGGGACTACCTATGCTCAGTTAATTGCTGCACTGGCTGCCGCAAACAGTCTTG GCGACGAACCAACTGGTTCAAGTTTTGCATTCTTAAGTAGCTTCCAAGGTGATTTGCTGAGAGGAGGTTTAAGGTTTCAGATTGGTTGGGGGCATGTGTGGAACAGATTTGCAGGTCCCCTTGGTTGCCATGGCCAGCCTAATCAATGTGCTTTCACACCACTTCTCCCTCCGGCGTGGTGGGATGGTCTTTGGCAGTCCCCGCTTCCTAGGGATATCAAGAGGCTGGCCGAGTACGGCATTGAGCTATCCGGTTTTGGGACGATCAACGAAAATCATCTTCAGTCTTTTTGTAGGTCAAAGAAAGTGGTTGTGAAAACTATTCCGTTCCTTTTGTAA